GGCTGGGGCCTTCCACACGCCGATCATGCAGCCCGCGGTCGAGCGATTGGCAGCAGTGCTGGCCGGAATTCAATTGCGAAAACCGCGCGTGCCGGTCATCTCGAATGTCGATGCCCAGCCGCACGACGATCCCGAGGAAATCCGTCAATTGCTAATCCGACAGGTGGTGAGCCCCGTGCGATGGGAAGAGTCCGTACGGCGACTACTTGCCATGGGGTGCGATCGGTTCTATGAAATTGGACCGGGCCGAGTGCTCCGTGGACTCATGAAACGCATCGAGCGAAAAGCCGAATGTTTTGGCGCGATGGAATAAGTTTGCCACGGATGAACCACAGATGAAACACGGATAGGATTCATATGAGCAAGACATCTGACGGCCCGGCGGCGCGACTGACCGTTGACCTTGCGGGGCAAGTCGCCCTGGTGACCGGCGCGTCGCGCGGGATCGGCCGGGCGACGGCGATTGCGCTGGCCCGCTGCGGCGCGCGCGTGGCTTGCGTCGCGCGAAACACCGAAAAGCTCGCCGAGACCGTCCAGGCGATCCGGTCGGCC
The genomic region above belongs to Pirellulales bacterium and contains:
- a CDS encoding SDR family NAD(P)-dependent oxidoreductase, translated to MSKTSDGPAARLTVDLAGQVALVTGASRGIGRATAIALARCGARVACVARNTEKLAETVQAIRSAGGSAEAFECDVTNGAAVQALVDKIADEWGRLDVLVNNAGIT